One Salmo trutta unplaced genomic scaffold, fSalTru1.1, whole genome shotgun sequence genomic window carries:
- the LOC115182070 gene encoding inner nuclear membrane protein Man1-like: MATAQLTDEELFSELKSFGFTPGPVSENTRPVYLKKLKKLREEQQQQKGTRAGKTRNSGGSINNSSGGGNSSYTAAGARPASNDVTHLSTNSRSPGGRPVLNEKRTGGAGKFVLGFSSDESDVEDPKKKRGANHSGRRDRGSAYHHQQQQQQVRPTTGATTATRKSLGVAVSTSRNNSSPAGLLEGRRSGPGSLGWVDRGKSSLEVSRAAEVKGYDDEPEEEGDFQGETERDSRSLNGNRASYSLNTSSKLVGDYSDSEEEEEEEGGITYGQDRQRDRHLQQHYSRRSHSSKPSPHRSARGSESGQETTTGMAIRLNDTPGASRSRLDMMGGRGEEEDDEEEEGKKRVPGESSLSGSLLRRHYPRGTMYVSAVTGGSDRGSPGESSGNNSPSSAYNKNHTDSGDGGTSSSSSRFSIGLRPRFSNYNTLSATYRPNHSNHSGPNHAYSQSSLKQKHTVPEDELLQQFKREEVGSSTGGWGFSAHYLSMFLLMAACLFFLLLGLMYLRMRGSGASEVDVVIKNHPFGSEFDSSYNKMEKDTILKLLLNLHDHLAHIAGQHDCTDPEQQQANRSLSMKEASDYLVQQNEQYHPWVLLSLEWIIRTGEDVGIRLIGDNPEEEVAEVGEVTRLESTHPKMSFSCRFRRAFCTVIHRVLFILSVIGLAWGVFYYMKYRWRREEEETRQMYDMVERIIGVLRIHNASCQENNDLQPYLPIPHVRDSLVQPQDRKKLKKVWDRAVTFLSANESRIRTESQRIGGADFLVWRWLQPSLSCDQISLIPSKVWQGKAFPLDRRNSPPNSLTPCLKIRNMFDPVMEVGENWHLAIHEAILEKCCDNDGIVHIAVDKNSREGCVYVKCLSAEHSGKAFKALHGSWFDGKLVTVKYLRLDRYHQRFPQAQGCTTSLKPSNTYMNTMSRLRHHTSPDSSSNANSLGFS; the protein is encoded by the exons ATGGCGACGGCGCAGCTAACGGACGAAGAGCTTTTCTCTGAGTTAAAGAGCTTTGGATTCACTCCAGGCCCGGTCTCTGAGAACACGAGACCGGTTTATTTGAAAAAACTAAAGAAACTACGTGaggaacaacaacaacagaaaggaACAAGGGCGGGGAAAACCCGAAACAGTGGCGGTAGCATCAACAACAGTAGCGGCGGTGGTAACAGCAGTTACACAGCGGCGGGAGCCAGGCCAGCTAGCAATGACGTCACGCACCTGAGCACTAACAGTCGTAGCCCCGGTGGTCGACCGGTCCTGAACGAAAAGAGAACTGGTGGAGCGGGGAAGTTCGTATTGGGTTTTAGCTCGGACGAATCGGACGTGGAAGACCCGAAGAAAAAACGAGGAGCGAACCACAGCGGCAGGAGAGACCGAGGCTCCGcgtaccaccaccaacaacaacaacagcaggtCAGGCCTACAACGGGAGCTACCACCGCCACTCGAAAGAGCCTGGGAGTCGCTGTGAGTACCAGCAGAAACAACTCCTCTCCCGCCGGGCTGCTGGAGGGGAGGAGAAGCGGACCCGGTTCTCTCGGTTGGGTGGACCGGGGAAAATCGAGCCTCGAGGTCTCGCGGGCCGCGGAAGTGAAGGGTTACGACGACGAGCCCGAAGAGGAAGGCGATTTTCagggggagacagaaagagacagtcgGTCTCTGAATGGGAACAGGGCGTCTTACTCACTGAACACCAGTAGTAAGCTAGTCGGGGATTACTCGGAttcggaagaggaggaagaggaagaaggtgGGATAACATATGGGCAGGACCGTCAACGAGACCGACACTTACAGCAACACTACTCCAGACGGAGTCACTCCTCCAAGCCGTCTCCCCACAGAAGTGCCAGGGGGTCAGAGAGCGGCCAGGAAACGACTACAGGCATGGCAATCAGGCTGAATGACACGCCTGGCGCTAGTAGGAGTCGACTAGACATGATGGGAGGCcggggggaggaagaggatgatgaagaggaagagggaaagaAGCGAGTGCCCGGCGAATCGTCCCTGAGCGGGAGCTTGCTGCGACGCCATTACCCCAGGGGGACCATGTACGTGTCGGCTGTGACTGGGGGAAGCGACCGCGGCAGCCCCGGGGAAAGCAGCGGCAACAATTCCCCGTCCTCCGCCTACAATAAAAACCACACCGACAGCGGGGATGGCGgcactagcagcagcagcagccgatTCAGCATCGGCCTGAGACCTCGATTCTCCAACTACAACACTCTATCCGCTACTTACCGACCCAACCATTCAAATCATAGCGGTCCCAACCATGCCTACAGCCAGTCGAGTCTCAAGCAGAAGCACACGGTGCCGGAGGATGAGCTGCTCCAGCAATTCAAGCGGGAGGAGGTGGGGTCGTCCACCGGTGGTTGGGGGTTCAGCGCCCACTACCTGTCCATGTTCTTGCTCATGGCCGCCTGCCTGTTCTTCCTCCTGCTCGGCCTCATGTATCTCCGGATGAGGGGATCTGGAGCCTCTGAGGTCGATGTTGTCA TTAAGAACCACCCGTTTGGCAGCGAGTTTGACAGTTCTTAT AACAAGATGGAGAAAGACACCATTCTGAAACTCTTGCTCAACCTTCACGACCACCTGGCTCATATTGCTG GCCAACATGACTGTACAGACCCGGAGCAGCAGCAGGCCAACAGGAGTCTGTCTATGAAGGAAGCCTCTGACTATCTGGTGCAGCAGAATGAACAGTACCACCCCTGGGTCCTCCTCTCTCTGGAGTGGATCATACGGACAGGGGAGGACGTTGGCATACG gCTGATCGGGGATAACCCAGAGGAGGAAGTAGCGGAGGTGGGTGAGGTGACTCGCCTGGAGTCGACCCACCCCAAGATGTCCTTCTCCTGCCGCTTCAGAAGAGCCTTCTGTACAGTCATCCACAGGGTGCTGTTCATCCTATCAG tgattGGTCTGGCGTGGGGTGTATTCTACTATATGAAGTATCgttggaggagagaggaagaggagaccaGGCAGATGTATGACATGGTGGAGAGAATCATAGGTGTTCTGAGGATCCACAACGCATCGTGTCAGGAGAACAATGACCTCCAGCCCTACCTGCCCATCCCTCACGTCAGAGACTCCCTGGTTCAGCCCCAGGACAG AAAGAAGCTGAAGAAGGTTTGGGACCGGGCTGTGACCTTCCTCTCAGCCAATGAGAGCCGTATCAGGACAGAGTCTCAGCGGATTGGTGGAGCTGACTTCCTGGTGTGGAGGTGGCTCCAGCCCTCTCTGAGCTGCGACCAGATCTCACTCATTCCCTCTAAAGTCTGGCAGGGCAAAG caTTCCCTCTGGACAGGAGGAACTCTCCTCCCAACAGTTTAACACCATGTCTGAAGATCAGAAACATGTTTGATCCAGTCAT ggaGGTTGGTGAAAACTGGCATCTGGCCATCCACGAGGCCATCTTGGAGAAGTGTTGTGACAACGACGGTATCGTCCACATCGCTGTCGACAAGAACTCCAGAGAG GGCTGTGTCTATGTGAAGTGTCTGTCAGCAGAACACTCAGGGAAAGCCTTCAAGGCGCTACATGGTTCCTGGTTCGATG GTAAGCTGGTGACGGTGAAGTACCTGCGTCTGGACCGCTACCACCAGCGTTTTCCTCAGGCCCAGGGCTGTACCACCTCCCTGAAGCCCTCTAACACCTACATGAACACCATGTCCAGACTACGTCACCACACCAGCCCTGATAGCAGCTCTAACGCTAACTCTCTAGGCTTCTCCTGA